The genomic interval AGAAAGCTGATGCTGCACCCTCAAGAACATAAGAAATTCAAAGGCATGCTCTAACTCATCACCAAATTCCCTTACTGTGTCATGTATATTCTTTAGCCTCCTAATCCTGTCGATCGTAGATGTATCTGGAATCCGCTTTTCCAGTGCAAAGAGCCTGACTATGTTCAGCAGAGGCGCTATACATCTGAACTTAAGATTTAACTGGTCTTTATGCTCTCCTGTCTTTTCAACAACAAATGTCCTGAAAAAACCTATCGGTGGCTTAACATTTACAGTCATTCTCGCCATCTGAACCATAAAAATATCATGATCCTTTAGTGCCTTAAGAAGATGCTCTTTTAAATCCTCTGCAAGCTCTACATCTCCATGAACAGGCCTGAAATCAAAGAGTATGACAGAGGCGAGTATTGCTTCTGGGGTGGGAGTAACGATCCAGTCTGTAAAATATTGTTTCCAGACGCTCAGAGGCTGTCTCCACTTCTGATTGCTCGCCATATAGTTGCCTGTGCAGAGGGGAAAGCCACACTCAAGCAACCCATTTATGACAAAATTAGAAAACCTCTCAAAGTAATCCCTTACAACTGATGCCTCTTTATCATCCCTTGGATCTGCATAGATGATTGCATTATCCTGGTCGGTCTTAAAGGTCTGCTCCTTCCTGCCTTCACTGCCATATACTATGAAACAGTAAGGAACTGGAGGTCTTCCAAAATTTTTTTCCGCTATCTCAAGGACTTTCTTTATCAGGCTGTCATTTATCTCGGAGATGATACGTGCAATATTAGAGGCCTTTGCCCCATCTTTTAACAAAAGCCCAACAAGTCGAATTATCTTTTTTGAGAGAGTTGCAAGTCCAGAAATTGTCTGTTGACTCTCTATCTCCTGCGCTATGGTTAATGGGGATGTTCCCTGAAGTAACATCAGATCGTGGTTTGTAACAACACCTATTAGATTACCATCCTTTATTACAAGAAGATGATGAATCTTGTGCCTTATCATTTTCAATATAGCCTCATAACAATAATCACTCGCATCTATTCTGATGAGAGGTAGACTCATAATATTTTTCACAGGATCTCTTACATCCCTTCCCTTTGCAACAACCTTTTCCCTGAGATCTCGATCCGTTACTATCCCTACAGGAAGCCCTCTTTCATCAACAACAACTACAGAACTAATCCTGTTTTGTGTCATTATTTGCGCTGTTTCCTGAATAGAAGAGTCTATACTGCATTTAATTACATTTTTTGATGCTATATCCTCCACGCAAGTGGTAAAAAGCATCCTATCGCTCTCGCTCACCTTCATACTTCTTTGGAGCATTTCCTTGAAGGTCTTATCAAGGTACTTAGAAAGATGAGATTTTAGAAAATATTCTGCAAGTACCGCATTTTTATCCAGTAACTGTAAAACCCTTTCTTTATTCAGAAGGTAACAAATCGTGTCCTCTGTGGCGAGGACATTGGTCTTCTGTCCTTCTTCTGAGATAATAGACCATAAACCAAAATTATCCCCCTCACCCCGATAATCAATAACGACATCTTCACCAGCGGCATTTTTAACAAAGACCTTTACAGCACCCTTCTTAATAATCCTTAATGCCTTTATATTTCTTTCGCCATGTTTCAGGATTAATGTGCCTTTAGGATAAAACTCCATGGTCAGGCTTGTAGCTATCCTCTGTAATTCCTCATCACTGAGAAATTGAAAAGGTGGTGATTTTTTTAAAAATTCAACGACCTCTTCTATGATCATGCAAGATATTTTGCAAATTGAATGCCAGATTTAAAATCAGAAAAATCAATGTTTCCATAGAACGGGAAATAAATTTTTCGTAACTATTTGTTTACTGCGTAACTTTTTGTAACAGAATATTGAATTGGTGAATTGGTGAATTGGTGAAGTGGTGAATGGGTGAAGGGGGTAAATAGGCTTTAGGCTAATCTTCAGCTATGGAAAGCTGTGCCGCTTCCCAAAGCCGTCTCTATGCTTATGCTCCCTTTTAAATCCTCTACAATGGTCTTTTTCACGACATCCAGCCCCACTCCTCTGCCTGAGACATCGGTTACAATAGCGCTTGTGCTAAAGCCGGGCTGAAATATCAAGTCCATCAAAGCTATATCGGACATGGCTTCTATCTCTTCAGCAGTAAACATTTTTTTGCGCAATGCCTTTTCTTTTATTTTTTCTTTGTCAATTCCCCTTCCGTCGTCTCTTACATCTATAAGCACACTTGCAGCATCATAAGATGCTGAAAGCCTTATAGTGCCTTTTGCCGGTTTGTTAGCATTTTTTCTTTCATCAGCAGGCTCTAATCCATGATCTATTGCATTTCTTATTAAATGCAAGATAGGCTCTGCAAGCCTGTCCACTATCTGCTTGTCAAGTTCAATCTCTGAGCCTTCAATAATTATGTCTATATCTTTACCAAGTGTTCTTGATAAGTCTCGCACCATCCTTGGCATTGAGTCAAAGACCATGGATAAAGGAACCATTCTCAATGTGAGCGCAGTTGAGCGCAGTTCATCAGAAAGCAAGCTGCTTATGGTGCTGTAATCATTAATCATGGAGACTAAATCTTTGATATCAGAAATAAGTGATGTAAATGCAGTTACAATGGTATTACTTTGTGCCTTTTGACTTATAAGTTCAAGCTGTCTTTTAGCAGCACTTCGCGCTGTTGAATTTGTCGGAATGCCGGAAGCAAGAATACCTCTCGCTCAAGCTGTGATATATATTTCACAAGCTCCCAAAAGCAATGCGTGTATTACAGCCATTGACGCTGCAACTGAAGACATTAAAAATGAACAGACAATGGAAGTCCCTGACCATTTAAAAGACTCTCACTATAAGGGAGCCGAAAAACTCGGGCATGGTAAAGGTTATAAGTATCCGCACGATTACGGCGGCTATGCAGAGCAGGATTACCTGCCTAAGAAGAAAAAATATTATAAGCCTTAGAATCCGCTATTTATTTTTTCAAAGCAGCTTTAACCGCTGAAAGTATATTAACTTCAATATTGTCATCCTTTACAACATAATCAAATGCCCCTTTAACAATAGCTCCATCCGCCACATAACAATCGTCTATCCCGCTTAAAGCAAGAACCGGCAATGTGAAACCAGACTTTCTGATTCTATCAATAAGCTCATAGCCGTTCATCTCAGGCATATTTATATCGGTAATTATAAGGTCCAAGTCACTGTTGACAGTCACGGCATTTAAAGCGTCTCTGCCGTTTTCGCATGAAACCACATCATAGCCTTCAGACTCCAAAATCACGCCTATCATCTCCCTCACAAAAGGATCGTCGTCAACCAAAAGAATTTTTACTCCTTGTGCATCCATATTTCCTCCATGTTAAATTTTTCGTATTATGTTTGTTGAAATCCAACCAGATTCTGAAGTGTCTCTATCAGATTATTCTGGTCAAAAGAGCCTTTGACTATAT from Dissulfurispira thermophila carries:
- a CDS encoding chemotaxis protein CheA; this encodes MINDYSTISSLLSDELRSTALTLRMVPLSMVFDSMPRMVRDLSRTLGKDIDIIIEGSEIELDKQIVDRLAEPILHLIRNAIDHGLEPADERKNANKPAKGTIRLSASYDAASVLIDVRDDGRGIDKEKIKEKALRKKMFTAEEIEAMSDIALMDLIFQPGFSTSAIVTDVSGRGVGLDVVKKTIVEDLKGSISIETALGSGTAFHS
- a CDS encoding response regulator — translated: MDAQGVKILLVDDDPFVREMIGVILESEGYDVVSCENGRDALNAVTVNSDLDLIITDINMPEMNGYELIDRIRKSGFTLPVLALSGIDDCYVADGAIVKGAFDYVVKDDNIEVNILSAVKAALKK
- a CDS encoding DUF294 nucleotidyltransferase-like domain-containing protein → MIIEEVVEFLKKSPPFQFLSDEELQRIATSLTMEFYPKGTLILKHGERNIKALRIIKKGAVKVFVKNAAGEDVVIDYRGEGDNFGLWSIISEEGQKTNVLATEDTICYLLNKERVLQLLDKNAVLAEYFLKSHLSKYLDKTFKEMLQRSMKVSESDRMLFTTCVEDIASKNVIKCSIDSSIQETAQIMTQNRISSVVVVDERGLPVGIVTDRDLREKVVAKGRDVRDPVKNIMSLPLIRIDASDYCYEAILKMIRHKIHHLLVIKDGNLIGVVTNHDLMLLQGTSPLTIAQEIESQQTISGLATLSKKIIRLVGLLLKDGAKASNIARIISEINDSLIKKVLEIAEKNFGRPPVPYCFIVYGSEGRKEQTFKTDQDNAIIYADPRDDKEASVVRDYFERFSNFVINGLLECGFPLCTGNYMASNQKWRQPLSVWKQYFTDWIVTPTPEAILASVILFDFRPVHGDVELAEDLKEHLLKALKDHDIFMVQMARMTVNVKPPIGFFRTFVVEKTGEHKDQLNLKFRCIAPLLNIVRLFALEKRIPDTSTIDRIRRLKNIHDTVREFGDELEHAFEFLMFLRVQHQLSQIENGKSPDNFINPDQLSNLEKKTLKAVCSLISDIQEMIEQRYLLGRMM